One genomic region from Phocoena sinus isolate mPhoSin1 chromosome 3, mPhoSin1.pri, whole genome shotgun sequence encodes:
- the PLEKHJ1 gene encoding pleckstrin homology domain-containing family J member 1 isoform X2, translated as MRYNEKELQALSRQPAEMAAELGMRGPKKGSVVKRRLVKLVVNFLFYFRTDEAEPVGALLLEHCRVAQEEPSGFSISFLEDPERKYHFECCSEEQCQEWMAALRRASYEFMRRSLIFYRNEIQKMTGKDPLEQFGISEEARFQLSGLKA; from the exons ATGCGCTATAACGAGAAGGAGCTGCAGGCGCTGTCCCGGCAGCCGGCCGAGATGGCAGCTGAGCTGGGCATGCGGGGCCCCAAGAAGGGCAGCG TGGTGAAACGGCGGCTGGTGAAGCTGGTGGTCAACTTCCTTTTCTACTTCCGGACGGACGAGGCGGAG CCCGTCGGAGCCCTGCTGCTGGAGCACTGCAGAGTCGCTCAGGAAGAGCCCAGCGGCTTCTCCATCA GCTTTCTAGAGGACCCAGAGAGAAAGTATCACTTTGAGTGTTGCAGTGAGGAGCAGTGTCAGGAGTGGATGGCTGCTCTGCGTCGAGCCAG TTACGAGTTCATGCGGAGGAGCCTCATCTTCTACCGGAATGAGATCCAGAAGATGACTGGCAAG GATCCCCTGGAGCAGTTCGGCATATCCGAGGAGGCCAGGTTCCAGCTGAGCGGCCTGAAGGCATGA
- the PLEKHJ1 gene encoding pleckstrin homology domain-containing family J member 1 isoform X1 has protein sequence MRYNEKELQALSRQPAEMAAELGMRGPKKGSVVKRRLVKLVVNFLFYFRTDEAEPVGALLLEHCRVAQEEPSGFSISFLEDPERKYHFECCSEEQCQEWMAALRRASYEFMRRSLIFYRNEIQKMTGKVRVGAGVGVGGLLGLGSCRPPPPPPPPPSSTHTGSPGAVRHIRGGQVPAERPEGMSLGVGLLSFPAGGWMNPPWVPGFSAKPGFVVGGVLVYRF, from the exons ATGCGCTATAACGAGAAGGAGCTGCAGGCGCTGTCCCGGCAGCCGGCCGAGATGGCAGCTGAGCTGGGCATGCGGGGCCCCAAGAAGGGCAGCG TGGTGAAACGGCGGCTGGTGAAGCTGGTGGTCAACTTCCTTTTCTACTTCCGGACGGACGAGGCGGAG CCCGTCGGAGCCCTGCTGCTGGAGCACTGCAGAGTCGCTCAGGAAGAGCCCAGCGGCTTCTCCATCA GCTTTCTAGAGGACCCAGAGAGAAAGTATCACTTTGAGTGTTGCAGTGAGGAGCAGTGTCAGGAGTGGATGGCTGCTCTGCGTCGAGCCAG TTACGAGTTCATGCGGAGGAGCCTCATCTTCTACCGGAATGAGATCCAGAAGATGACTGGCAAGGTGCGCGTGGGTGcaggggtgggagttgggggtcTTCTGGGCCTAGGCTCATGccgtcccccccccccgcccccgcccccgccatcaTCCACCCACACAGGATCCCCTGGAGCAGTTCGGCATATCCGAGGAGGCCAGGTTCCAGCTGAGCGGCCTGAAGGCATGAGTCTGGGTGTGGGGCTCCTCAGCTTTCCTGCTGGGGGCTGGATGAACCCTCCCTGGGTCCCCGGTTTCTCGGCCAAGCCTGGATTTGTCGTGGGAGGTGTCTTGgtttacagattttaa